A portion of the Achromobacter sp. MFA1 R4 genome contains these proteins:
- the tkt gene encoding transketolase → MSNPTAPKLALADAIRALAMDAVQQANSGHPGAPMGMAEIAQALWAGNLRHNPKDPAWANRDRFVLSNGHGSMLIYALLHLTGYDLPIEELKNFRQLHSKTPGHPEVGITPGVETTTGPLGQGLGNAVGMALAEALLAAEFNKPGHTLVDHHTYAFTGDGCLMEGISHEVCSLAGTLKLGKLVVLYDDNGISIDGHVEHWFADDTAKRFEGYGWNVIRGVDGHDVAAVDAAIKAARSQSEKPTLIVCRTVIGKGSPNMAGTHNVHGAPLGKDEIAATRAALGWSSEPFQIPQDIYDGWDGRKQGEQAQAEWQSRFDAYAAEFPAEAAEFARRMKGEMPAGYADQFKAFLAATLEKGETVATRKASQFAIAALAPLLPEMLGGSADLTGSNFTDWKGVAAVRAGEQGIQFGRHINYGVREFGMAAIMNGIALHGGYLPFGGTFLTFSDYSRNAIRMAALMKQRVVHVFTHDSIGLGEDGPTHQSIEHAASLRLIPNLSLWRPCDTAETAVAWNAAVTRPASIGMDVHDGGPTALLLSRQNLPFVQRDAATVDAIARGGYVLRDADGARAVIIATGSEVAIALDAQAQLAKEGIAVRVVSMPSTDVFDKQDAAWKQSVLPKGLPRVAVEAGVTAFWHKYVGLEGAVVGIDRYGESAPAGALFKFFGLTADKVAETVKQVL, encoded by the coding sequence CCGGCAACCTGCGCCACAATCCCAAGGATCCCGCCTGGGCCAACCGCGACCGCTTCGTGCTGTCCAACGGCCATGGTTCGATGCTGATCTACGCCCTGCTGCACCTGACGGGCTACGACCTGCCCATCGAAGAACTCAAGAATTTCCGCCAGCTCCATTCCAAGACGCCGGGCCACCCCGAAGTGGGCATCACCCCGGGCGTGGAAACCACCACCGGCCCGCTGGGCCAGGGCCTGGGCAATGCCGTGGGCATGGCGCTGGCCGAAGCGCTGCTGGCTGCTGAATTCAACAAGCCGGGCCACACCCTGGTCGATCACCACACCTACGCCTTCACGGGCGACGGCTGCCTGATGGAAGGCATCTCGCACGAAGTGTGCTCGCTGGCCGGCACGCTCAAGCTGGGCAAGCTGGTCGTGCTGTACGACGACAACGGCATCTCCATCGACGGCCACGTCGAGCACTGGTTCGCCGACGACACCGCCAAGCGCTTCGAAGGCTACGGCTGGAACGTCATCCGCGGCGTGGACGGCCATGACGTCGCCGCCGTGGACGCCGCCATCAAGGCCGCGCGCTCGCAATCGGAAAAGCCCACGCTCATCGTCTGCCGCACCGTGATCGGCAAGGGCTCGCCCAACATGGCCGGCACGCACAACGTGCACGGCGCCCCGCTGGGCAAGGACGAAATCGCCGCCACGCGCGCCGCGCTGGGCTGGTCGTCGGAACCCTTCCAGATCCCGCAGGACATCTACGACGGCTGGGACGGCCGCAAGCAGGGCGAGCAAGCCCAGGCCGAATGGCAGTCGCGCTTTGACGCCTACGCCGCCGAATTCCCCGCCGAAGCCGCTGAATTCGCCCGCCGCATGAAGGGCGAAATGCCCGCCGGCTACGCCGACCAGTTCAAGGCCTTCCTGGCCGCCACCCTCGAAAAGGGCGAAACCGTCGCCACCCGCAAGGCCTCGCAATTCGCGATCGCCGCGCTGGCGCCGCTGCTGCCGGAAATGCTGGGCGGCTCGGCCGACCTGACCGGCTCCAACTTCACCGACTGGAAGGGCGTCGCCGCCGTCCGCGCCGGCGAACAAGGCATCCAGTTCGGCCGCCACATCAACTACGGCGTGCGCGAATTCGGCATGGCCGCCATCATGAACGGCATCGCGCTGCACGGCGGCTACCTGCCGTTCGGCGGCACGTTCCTGACGTTCTCCGACTACTCGCGCAACGCCATCCGCATGGCCGCGCTGATGAAGCAGCGCGTCGTCCACGTGTTCACGCACGACTCGATCGGCCTGGGCGAAGACGGCCCGACCCACCAGTCCATCGAACACGCGGCCAGCCTGCGCCTGATTCCCAACCTGTCGCTGTGGCGCCCCTGCGATACCGCCGAGACCGCCGTGGCCTGGAACGCCGCCGTGACGCGTCCGGCCAGCATCGGCATGGATGTGCATGACGGCGGCCCGACGGCCCTCCTGCTGTCGCGCCAGAACCTGCCCTTCGTGCAGCGCGACGCGGCCACCGTGGACGCCATCGCCCGCGGCGGCTACGTGCTGCGCGACGCCGACGGCGCCCGCGCCGTCATCATCGCCACCGGCTCGGAAGTCGCCATCGCGCTGGACGCGCAGGCCCAGCTTGCCAAGGAAGGCATCGCCGTGCGCGTGGTCTCCATGCCCAGCACCGACGTCTTCGACAAGCAGGACGCCGCCTGGAAGCAGTCCGTGCTGCCCAAGGGCCTGCCGCGCGTGGCCGTCGAAGCCGGCGTGACCGCCTTCTGGCACAAGTACGTGGGGCTGGAAGGCGCCGTGGTCGGCATCGACCGCTACGGCGAATCCGCGCCCGCTGGCGCCCTGTTCAAGTTCTTCGGGCTGACCGCCGACAAGGTGGCCGAGACCGTCAAGCAAGTTTTGTAA